One Cucurbita pepo subsp. pepo cultivar mu-cu-16 chromosome LG09, ASM280686v2, whole genome shotgun sequence DNA window includes the following coding sequences:
- the LOC111801318 gene encoding kxDL motif-containing protein 1 isoform X2 — protein MEQRAEGESIRVASEELSREFKTLIKTDDLNSLNHLQHLILGRLQDSNAVLSHFNEFSENCFAEVSGDLSRNTRLLKSMKSDLDYIFLKIRSMKSRILATYPDAFPDESTSEALDRRPDLERPQ, from the exons ATGGAGCAGCGGGCGGAGGGCGAGTCGATAAGAGTAGCCTCCGAGGAGCTCTCTCGGGAGTTCAAAACTTTGATCAAAACGGATGATTTGAACTCTCTCAACCATTTGCAGCACCTCAT ATTGGGGAGATTGCAGGATAGCAATGCTGTCCTCTCTCATTTTAACGAGTTCTCGGAGAATTGCTTTGCTGAGGTGTCTGGAGATCTATCTAGAAATACTCGTCTTTTGAAGTCCATGAAATCTGACCTTGATTACATATTTCTGAAAATAAG gAGCATGAAATCAAGAATCTTAGCCACTTATCCTGATGCATTTCCTGACGAGTCAACTAGTGAAGCTCTAGATAGGAGACCCGACCTCGAAAGGCCTCAGTAA
- the LOC111801318 gene encoding protein BZR1 homolog 4 isoform X1 translates to MKEGTEVGAAKRKGVRSETEKHKTKMRERQRRAITTNIFLGLRKQGGYRLSPRADINQVLRHLANEAGWIVDPDGTTYRSSASILNRCSVCGTVRSTTPTSTSSAVAGGGGENSTPASSCRLPDSVRDYAMVFNDNVIQPATPFYVPGGGGGGGGGTSSCSSSRNPTGNGNINGDVPLAVYMYGNEDVRCCLSASATVEICGGGGGSKVTAYEAMREARASNQSTPEGSPQLRS, encoded by the exons ATGAAGGAAGGAACTGAAGTTGGTGCTGCAAAAAGAAAGGGAGTTAGAAGTGAGactgaaaaacataaaactaaGATGAGGGAAAGGCAAAGAAGAGCCATTACTACCAATATCTTCCTTGGCCTTCGAAAGCAAGGCGGCTACCGCCTCTCCCCTCGAGCCGATATCAATCAAGTCCTCCGTCACCTCGCCAACGAGGCCGGCTGGATTGTCGACCCCGACGGCACCACCTATCGCTCCTCCGCTTCT ATTTTGAATAGATGTTCAGTTTGTGGGACTGTGAGGAGCACCACTCCGACGTCGACGAGTAGCGCAGTAGCTGGCGGCGGCGGAGAGAATTCCACTCCGGCATCGTCTTGCCGATTGCCTGATTCTGTGAGAGATTACGCCATGGTGTTCAACGACAATGTCATTCAACCGGCGACTCCCTTCTACGTCcctggcggcggcggcggcggcggcggcggcactTCTTCTTGCTCCTCGTCTCGGAATCCGACCGGCAACGGTAATATTAACGGCGACGTTCCTCTAGCAGTCTACATGTACGGAAATGAAGACGTCCGCTGCTGTCTCTCTGCCTCAGCCACCGTCGAAATttgcggcggcggcggtggttcCAAGGTTACGGCATACGAAGCGATGCGGGAAGCGAGGGCATCTAATCAGAGTACACCGGAGGGATCTCCACAGCTTCGTTCGtag